Proteins from one Malaya genurostris strain Urasoe2022 chromosome 2, Malgen_1.1, whole genome shotgun sequence genomic window:
- the LOC131429674 gene encoding bumetanide-sensitive sodium-(potassium)-chloride cotransporter-like isoform X2: protein MVHNRFTVQTTIPINGHGQDSTIQPTFRQLDDSVRVTVTDLNNRNNGDGINTPPQTPENRRISILGITRDPLPRLDHYRLSTRKNQRPSIGALRGDSDAEDKKQDYEDDQAKPAGPGHAIRLGWIQGVVTPCLLNIWGVMLFLRLSWIVAEAGLIQTLLIIGLSYVVCVITTLSLSALCTNGQVKSGGLYYIISRSLGPEFGASVGLVFAFANSVNASMNTIGFCDSLNTLLGSYGIKIIDGSINDTRIIGTVALLIMVMICAIGMDWEVKAQNFLLVSILVAIASFIAGAIRGPTDPVETAQGFLGISAAVFSSNLQPGYRLSEGVYHNFFSVFAIFFPSVTGIQSGANICGDLKDPASAIPKGTLLACLISAISYITFSLFAAAGAVRDASGNLTDLIGVNFTSCSTELNNCQYGLNNDYGIMQLMSVSVALTYLGCWAATLSTALTNILSVPRLIQTLGVDRIYPGLVFFSKGYGKHGEPYRGYVLVFLISFTFLMIANLNTIAPLISIFFLASYALVNFCTFHAATIKPLGWRPTFKYFHPWLSMMGSILCITIMFLIDIVSTFIAVVIIFILYLTVIYRKPNVNWGSSMQAATYKSALSSAFNLEQIGEHVKNYNPQLLVMTGNPLHRPGLLNFAYLITKNNSLVIAGNVVEDKLSYKRRKGILLEGKGLLKALKIKAFYQILDGLPFDEGTRALIQSAGFGNLSPNILLIGYKTNWLTCSPDELKRYYNVLHNTFDNRLALAILRLPDGIDRSNHMPMSSVQDLSMSTLSIASLGAVDSSPLGERDNLGFMPINSNLDLPTIVPSISTGSVSTTNEVILDPSKITDNKELNMFREKQLPGDIDVWWLYDDGGLTILLPHIIASRPKWAACRIRVFAHASKREDFAEELKNMSNLLVKLRIKHFSITVVTITDKPKESTINAHRALLGTLFEDQENNLTISDEELKQLTEKTYRQLRLRELLLEHSKNSSMIVMSMPVPRKDIVSAPLYMSWLEMLTKNMPPFLLVRGNQTSVLTLYS from the exons ATGGTCCACAATCGGTTTACCGTTCAGACTACCATACCAATCAACGGTCATGGACAAGACAGTACAATTCAACCCACATTCCGGCAGCTGGACGATTCGGTTCGGGTGACCGTAACCGATCTTAATAACCGCAACAATGGCGATGGCATCAATACGCCACCGCAAACGCCTGAAAATCGACGAATCAGTATATTGGGTATAACGAG GGATCCTCTACCACGATTGGATCACTACCGATTATCGACCCGGAAAAACCAACGCCCATCGATAGGTGCATTGCGAGGAGATAGCGATGCGGAAGACAAAAAGCAg GACTACGAAGATGATCAAGCAAAACCTGCCGGTCCTGGTCATGCGATTCGACTAGGATGGATCCAAGGTGTGGTTACACCATGTTTGCTGAACATATGGGGAGTGATGCTATTTCTCCGGCTCAGCTGGATCGTGGCTGAAGCCGGCCTAATCCAAACTCTGCTGATCATAGGACTGTCGTATGTGGTGTGCGTGATAACCACACTCTCGTTGTCGGCGCTGTGCACCAATGGGCAGGTGAAAAGCGGTGGCCTCTACTACATAATTTCCCGATCACTGGGACCGGAGTTTGGAGCATCCGTGGGTCTAGTATTTGCCTTCGCAAATTCCGTTAATGCGTCAATGAACACGATCGGATTCTGTGATTCGTTGAATACTTTATTAG GTAGCTATGGTATAAAAATAATTGATGGATCCATCAATGACACTCGTATAATTGGAACTGTTGCGCTGCTGATAATGGTCATGATTTGTGCGATTGGAATGGATTGGGAAGTTAAAGCTCAAAATTTTCTACTGGTTTCGATTTTGGTAGCAATTGCAAGTTTTATTGCTGGTGCCATCCGTGGTCCAACTGATCCAGTTGAAACAGCACAAGGATTTCTTGGTATTTCAGCGGCAGTTTTTTCATCGAACCTTCAGCCCGGTTACCGATTGAGCGAAGGAGTTTAtcacaattttttcagtgtgtTTGCAATTTTCTTCCCAAGTGTAACCGGCATTCAAAGCGGGGCTAACATCTGTGGCGATCTGAAAGATCCAGCGTCCGCTATTCCCAAGGGAACACTGCTCGCGTGTTTGATATCCGCAATTTCGTATATAACATTCTCATTGTTTGCGGCGGCCGGAGCAGTACGAGATGCTTCCGGTAACTTAACGGATCTTATAGGCGTTAATTTTACATCGTGCAGCACTGAATTGAAT AACTGTCAATATGGTCTAAACAATGACTACGGGATTATGCAACTTATGTCAGTTTCGGTTGCATTAACCTACCTGGGATGCTGGGCAGCAACATTGAGTACAGCATTGACCAATATACTCTCTGTTCCTCGACTTATTCAGACACTCGGTGTAGATCGTATCTACCCAGGTCTCGTATTTTTCTCCAAAGGATACGGCAAACATGGAGAACCATACCGAGGCTATGTTTTGGTGTTTCTAATATCATTTACTTTCCTGATGATTGCTAATTTGAACACAATTGCTCCATTGATCTCGATTTTCTTCCTGGCATCGTACGCTCTCGTGAACTTTTGCACATTCCATGCAGCAACTATTAAACCTCTCGGCTGGCGACCAACCTTCAAATATTTCCATCCTTGGCTAAGCATGATGGGTTCTATTTTATGCATTACCATAATGTTCCTAATCGACATAGTATCGACGTTCATCGCCGTGGTAATTATCTTCATTCTATATCTGACTGTCATCTACCGTAAGCCGAACGTGAACTGGGGATCGTCCATGCAAGCTGCTACCTACAAATCGGCACTCAGTTCTGCGTTCAATCTCGAACAAATAGGCGAACATGTCAAAAACTACAATCCCCAGCTACTGGTTATGACAGGAAATCCATTGCACCGACCTGGCCTGCTGAATTTTGCATATCTTATCACCAAAAATAATTCGCTTGTGATCGCTGGAAATGTTGTAGAAGACAAACTATCCTACAAACGGCGAAAAGGTATACTGCTAGAAGGAAAAGGCTTACTGAAGGCCTTGAAAATAAAGGCTTTCTATCAGATACTGGATGGATTACCGTTCGACGAAGGAACTCGAGCACTGATACAATCAGCCGGATTCGGAAATCTTTCACCGAACATTTTACTAATTGGATACAAAACCAACTGGCTCACATGTAGTCCGGATGAGCTGAAACGTTATTATAACGTTCTGCA CAATACCTTTGATAATCGACTGGCTCTTGCAATTCTTCGACTTCCCGATGGAATCGATCGTTCTAATCATATGCCTATGAGTTCAGTACAGGATTTGTCAATGTCGACACTAAGCATCGCATCTTTGGGTGCAGTAGACAGCTCTCCACTAGGCGAAAGAGACAATCTTGGGTTCATGCCAATAAATTCAAACCTGGATTTACCAACGATTGTTCCGTCCATCAGCACCGGAAGTGTTAGTACAACAAATGAAG TCATTCTTGACCCCAGCAAAATTACGGACAACAAAGAACTGAATATGTTCCGAGAGAAACAACTTCCGGGGGACATTGATGTATGGTGGTTGTACGACGACGGAGGACTGACCATTCTGTTACCTCATATTATCGCAAGTAGACCCAAGTGGGCTGCCTGTCGAATACGGGTGTTCGCTCATGCGAGTAAACGGGAGGATTTCGCGGAAGAACTCAAAAA CATGTCGAATCTGCTGGTAAAACTTCGAATCAAGCATTTCTCCATCACCGTTGTCACTATTACGGATAAACCCAAGGAGTCAACAATCAATGCACATCGTGCACTGTTGGGTACCTTGTTCGAGGATCAAGAGAACAATCTCACGATTAGTGATGAAGAATTGAAACAGCTTACGGAGAAAACTTACCGACAATTGCGGTTACGAGAATTGCTGCTGGAACACTCGAAGAATTCATCGATGATTGTTATGTCCATGCCAGTTCCTCGAAAG GACATCGTTTCTGCTCCACTCTACATGTCTTGGCTAGAAATGCTCACCAAAAATATGCCTCCATTCCTGTTGGTACGCGGTAACCAAACGTCCGTTTTAACACTTTATTCTTAG
- the LOC131429674 gene encoding bumetanide-sensitive sodium-(potassium)-chloride cotransporter-like isoform X1, giving the protein MVHNRFTVQTTIPINGHGQDSTIQPTFRQLDDSVRVTVTDLNNRNNGDGINTPPQTPENRRISILGITRDPLPRLDHYRLSTRKNQRPSIGALRGDSDAEDKKQQDYEDDQAKPAGPGHAIRLGWIQGVVTPCLLNIWGVMLFLRLSWIVAEAGLIQTLLIIGLSYVVCVITTLSLSALCTNGQVKSGGLYYIISRSLGPEFGASVGLVFAFANSVNASMNTIGFCDSLNTLLGSYGIKIIDGSINDTRIIGTVALLIMVMICAIGMDWEVKAQNFLLVSILVAIASFIAGAIRGPTDPVETAQGFLGISAAVFSSNLQPGYRLSEGVYHNFFSVFAIFFPSVTGIQSGANICGDLKDPASAIPKGTLLACLISAISYITFSLFAAAGAVRDASGNLTDLIGVNFTSCSTELNNCQYGLNNDYGIMQLMSVSVALTYLGCWAATLSTALTNILSVPRLIQTLGVDRIYPGLVFFSKGYGKHGEPYRGYVLVFLISFTFLMIANLNTIAPLISIFFLASYALVNFCTFHAATIKPLGWRPTFKYFHPWLSMMGSILCITIMFLIDIVSTFIAVVIIFILYLTVIYRKPNVNWGSSMQAATYKSALSSAFNLEQIGEHVKNYNPQLLVMTGNPLHRPGLLNFAYLITKNNSLVIAGNVVEDKLSYKRRKGILLEGKGLLKALKIKAFYQILDGLPFDEGTRALIQSAGFGNLSPNILLIGYKTNWLTCSPDELKRYYNVLHNTFDNRLALAILRLPDGIDRSNHMPMSSVQDLSMSTLSIASLGAVDSSPLGERDNLGFMPINSNLDLPTIVPSISTGSVSTTNEVILDPSKITDNKELNMFREKQLPGDIDVWWLYDDGGLTILLPHIIASRPKWAACRIRVFAHASKREDFAEELKNMSNLLVKLRIKHFSITVVTITDKPKESTINAHRALLGTLFEDQENNLTISDEELKQLTEKTYRQLRLRELLLEHSKNSSMIVMSMPVPRKDIVSAPLYMSWLEMLTKNMPPFLLVRGNQTSVLTLYS; this is encoded by the exons ATGGTCCACAATCGGTTTACCGTTCAGACTACCATACCAATCAACGGTCATGGACAAGACAGTACAATTCAACCCACATTCCGGCAGCTGGACGATTCGGTTCGGGTGACCGTAACCGATCTTAATAACCGCAACAATGGCGATGGCATCAATACGCCACCGCAAACGCCTGAAAATCGACGAATCAGTATATTGGGTATAACGAG GGATCCTCTACCACGATTGGATCACTACCGATTATCGACCCGGAAAAACCAACGCCCATCGATAGGTGCATTGCGAGGAGATAGCGATGCGGAAGACAAAAAGCAg CAGGACTACGAAGATGATCAAGCAAAACCTGCCGGTCCTGGTCATGCGATTCGACTAGGATGGATCCAAGGTGTGGTTACACCATGTTTGCTGAACATATGGGGAGTGATGCTATTTCTCCGGCTCAGCTGGATCGTGGCTGAAGCCGGCCTAATCCAAACTCTGCTGATCATAGGACTGTCGTATGTGGTGTGCGTGATAACCACACTCTCGTTGTCGGCGCTGTGCACCAATGGGCAGGTGAAAAGCGGTGGCCTCTACTACATAATTTCCCGATCACTGGGACCGGAGTTTGGAGCATCCGTGGGTCTAGTATTTGCCTTCGCAAATTCCGTTAATGCGTCAATGAACACGATCGGATTCTGTGATTCGTTGAATACTTTATTAG GTAGCTATGGTATAAAAATAATTGATGGATCCATCAATGACACTCGTATAATTGGAACTGTTGCGCTGCTGATAATGGTCATGATTTGTGCGATTGGAATGGATTGGGAAGTTAAAGCTCAAAATTTTCTACTGGTTTCGATTTTGGTAGCAATTGCAAGTTTTATTGCTGGTGCCATCCGTGGTCCAACTGATCCAGTTGAAACAGCACAAGGATTTCTTGGTATTTCAGCGGCAGTTTTTTCATCGAACCTTCAGCCCGGTTACCGATTGAGCGAAGGAGTTTAtcacaattttttcagtgtgtTTGCAATTTTCTTCCCAAGTGTAACCGGCATTCAAAGCGGGGCTAACATCTGTGGCGATCTGAAAGATCCAGCGTCCGCTATTCCCAAGGGAACACTGCTCGCGTGTTTGATATCCGCAATTTCGTATATAACATTCTCATTGTTTGCGGCGGCCGGAGCAGTACGAGATGCTTCCGGTAACTTAACGGATCTTATAGGCGTTAATTTTACATCGTGCAGCACTGAATTGAAT AACTGTCAATATGGTCTAAACAATGACTACGGGATTATGCAACTTATGTCAGTTTCGGTTGCATTAACCTACCTGGGATGCTGGGCAGCAACATTGAGTACAGCATTGACCAATATACTCTCTGTTCCTCGACTTATTCAGACACTCGGTGTAGATCGTATCTACCCAGGTCTCGTATTTTTCTCCAAAGGATACGGCAAACATGGAGAACCATACCGAGGCTATGTTTTGGTGTTTCTAATATCATTTACTTTCCTGATGATTGCTAATTTGAACACAATTGCTCCATTGATCTCGATTTTCTTCCTGGCATCGTACGCTCTCGTGAACTTTTGCACATTCCATGCAGCAACTATTAAACCTCTCGGCTGGCGACCAACCTTCAAATATTTCCATCCTTGGCTAAGCATGATGGGTTCTATTTTATGCATTACCATAATGTTCCTAATCGACATAGTATCGACGTTCATCGCCGTGGTAATTATCTTCATTCTATATCTGACTGTCATCTACCGTAAGCCGAACGTGAACTGGGGATCGTCCATGCAAGCTGCTACCTACAAATCGGCACTCAGTTCTGCGTTCAATCTCGAACAAATAGGCGAACATGTCAAAAACTACAATCCCCAGCTACTGGTTATGACAGGAAATCCATTGCACCGACCTGGCCTGCTGAATTTTGCATATCTTATCACCAAAAATAATTCGCTTGTGATCGCTGGAAATGTTGTAGAAGACAAACTATCCTACAAACGGCGAAAAGGTATACTGCTAGAAGGAAAAGGCTTACTGAAGGCCTTGAAAATAAAGGCTTTCTATCAGATACTGGATGGATTACCGTTCGACGAAGGAACTCGAGCACTGATACAATCAGCCGGATTCGGAAATCTTTCACCGAACATTTTACTAATTGGATACAAAACCAACTGGCTCACATGTAGTCCGGATGAGCTGAAACGTTATTATAACGTTCTGCA CAATACCTTTGATAATCGACTGGCTCTTGCAATTCTTCGACTTCCCGATGGAATCGATCGTTCTAATCATATGCCTATGAGTTCAGTACAGGATTTGTCAATGTCGACACTAAGCATCGCATCTTTGGGTGCAGTAGACAGCTCTCCACTAGGCGAAAGAGACAATCTTGGGTTCATGCCAATAAATTCAAACCTGGATTTACCAACGATTGTTCCGTCCATCAGCACCGGAAGTGTTAGTACAACAAATGAAG TCATTCTTGACCCCAGCAAAATTACGGACAACAAAGAACTGAATATGTTCCGAGAGAAACAACTTCCGGGGGACATTGATGTATGGTGGTTGTACGACGACGGAGGACTGACCATTCTGTTACCTCATATTATCGCAAGTAGACCCAAGTGGGCTGCCTGTCGAATACGGGTGTTCGCTCATGCGAGTAAACGGGAGGATTTCGCGGAAGAACTCAAAAA CATGTCGAATCTGCTGGTAAAACTTCGAATCAAGCATTTCTCCATCACCGTTGTCACTATTACGGATAAACCCAAGGAGTCAACAATCAATGCACATCGTGCACTGTTGGGTACCTTGTTCGAGGATCAAGAGAACAATCTCACGATTAGTGATGAAGAATTGAAACAGCTTACGGAGAAAACTTACCGACAATTGCGGTTACGAGAATTGCTGCTGGAACACTCGAAGAATTCATCGATGATTGTTATGTCCATGCCAGTTCCTCGAAAG GACATCGTTTCTGCTCCACTCTACATGTCTTGGCTAGAAATGCTCACCAAAAATATGCCTCCATTCCTGTTGGTACGCGGTAACCAAACGTCCGTTTTAACACTTTATTCTTAG